A section of the Candidatus Aegiribacteria sp. genome encodes:
- a CDS encoding ABC transporter permease encodes MKSGPFIWVCIVFAVVVLSFLALPLVNIATAPSPGIIWESLHDGEIMNAVLLSLYTSGMAAVICLILGTPFAYLLARKDFPGKNLVESIVDIPIVIPHPVVGIAILAVSGRNHWFGKILADLGVRIMGSPAGIITVLVFVSIPFFINAAKEGFSSVPERLEKVSMTLGASKLSTFKRVTLPLAGRSMVAGTIMSAARALSEFGAVIVIAYHPMIAPVLMFERYQAYGLEYSQPVAFILIAMSLMIFIALRVLTSRKRRTV; translated from the coding sequence GTGAAATCAGGTCCCTTCATATGGGTTTGCATCGTATTCGCGGTTGTAGTGCTGTCTTTCCTGGCCCTTCCGCTGGTAAATATCGCGACAGCGCCGTCACCGGGCATCATCTGGGAATCCCTTCACGACGGGGAGATAATGAACGCCGTTCTCCTGAGCCTTTACACTTCGGGAATGGCCGCAGTCATCTGTCTGATACTGGGAACCCCTTTCGCGTACCTGCTTGCGAGGAAGGATTTTCCGGGGAAGAATCTTGTTGAGAGCATTGTTGATATACCCATAGTTATACCGCATCCGGTTGTGGGTATAGCCATTCTCGCTGTATCCGGCAGAAACCACTGGTTCGGTAAAATCCTTGCGGATCTGGGTGTAAGAATAATGGGAAGTCCTGCCGGGATCATTACAGTTCTTGTATTCGTCTCGATACCCTTTTTCATAAACGCCGCGAAAGAGGGTTTTTCATCCGTTCCTGAAAGGCTTGAGAAAGTTTCGATGACACTTGGCGCATCAAAACTGTCCACATTCAAGCGAGTTACACTTCCCCTTGCGGGAAGAAGTATGGTTGCTGGAACAATAATGAGTGCAGCAAGGGCACTTAGCGAATTCGGTGCGGTTATTGTTATTGCCTATCATCCGATGATTGCTCCTGTTCTGATGTTTGAGCGTTACCAGGCTTACGGTCTTGAGTACTCCCAGCCGGTAGCATTCATACTTATCGCAATGAGTTTAATGATATTCATTGCCCTCAGAGTTCTCACTTCCAGGAAGCGGAGAACGGTTTGA
- a CDS encoding ABC transporter ATP-binding protein, producing MISLKDIKVTFKGFQLGPLHLEIPESVFFILMGPTGSGKTLLLETIAGLVRQDSGTIEINGEDVTENPPGRRSVGIVYQDTALFPHLSVKQNIMFGVRYSQNGIKHDFDKLVEILDLERLLDRLPEKLSGGEKQRTALARVLITDPGVILLDEPLSSLDQMFKGEIRSELRRLHSETAMTFLMTTHDFTDALSMGTHGAVIRDGRIEQAGTIDEIFYSPKTPFMASFVGMKNVFPAEFSEDGASVKGHLVRHTTNKSGHGFLAIPPESIVVSKEATVTSERNHFIGKISSVERTGSIFSISVACGNLLLISSVTRSALSELNLTKGQDVYISFKASAVHVF from the coding sequence TTGATAAGCCTGAAGGATATCAAAGTCACTTTCAAGGGCTTTCAGCTGGGTCCACTGCACCTTGAAATACCTGAAAGCGTATTCTTCATACTCATGGGTCCCACCGGTTCGGGAAAAACCCTCCTCCTTGAGACGATTGCCGGACTTGTCAGACAGGATTCAGGTACCATTGAGATTAATGGCGAAGATGTTACAGAAAACCCGCCGGGCAGGCGGAGCGTTGGCATCGTTTATCAGGATACCGCCCTTTTTCCCCACCTGTCCGTGAAGCAGAACATCATGTTCGGGGTTCGCTATTCGCAGAACGGTATCAAGCACGATTTTGATAAGCTTGTGGAAATCCTCGACCTGGAGCGGCTTCTGGACAGATTACCAGAGAAACTCAGCGGAGGAGAGAAACAGCGGACTGCACTTGCCCGTGTACTTATCACAGATCCCGGAGTTATTCTCCTGGATGAACCGCTCAGTTCCCTTGATCAGATGTTCAAAGGGGAAATCAGAAGTGAACTCAGACGGCTTCATAGTGAAACAGCAATGACTTTCCTGATGACAACCCATGATTTCACCGATGCCCTTTCAATGGGTACTCACGGTGCTGTGATAAGGGATGGAAGAATCGAGCAGGCAGGAACGATAGACGAAATATTTTACAGTCCGAAAACTCCGTTCATGGCATCATTTGTAGGAATGAAGAATGTTTTCCCGGCAGAATTCAGTGAAGATGGAGCTAGCGTAAAAGGACATCTTGTCAGGCATACAACGAATAAAAGTGGACATGGGTTTCTGGCGATACCACCGGAGTCGATAGTTGTTTCAAAGGAAGCTACAGTTACAAGTGAACGAAATCACTTCATTGGAAAAATCTCATCTGTTGAACGTACAGGTTCAATTTTCAGTATCTCTGTGGCTTGCGGTAATCTGTTATTAATCTCATCTGTTACCAGAAGTGCTTTATCGGAACTGAATCTGACAAAAGGTCAGGATGTGTATATTTCCTTCAAGGCAAGTGCCGTTCATGTTTTCTGA
- a CDS encoding transposase encodes MIFTDAQDQKAFLEKLSLSLEIYNVSLLAYVCMPNHFHLLATTPDGNLSEFMRHFNISYTSVFNHRHSRVGHLYQGRYKAFLIDSDNYLLKVSRYIHLNPIRIESYAEKSFDDRINILLKCKASSLLGYFSVGKRRGFVNYSTVLDYMGGDNRSGRQEYRKFIELGIDQDTENPLESGKGIGIVGEADFIQQVKERFLSKEVFEREKPALRELRKIFEPDELIDNFACLISKRRCDICQRGKRSVERSMLMEFLYRFCRITQPEIGKLLAGIDYSTVSNSRKRLQVMLGNDLQLKRRFDKLCDQLIQISRGKI; translated from the coding sequence GTGATATTCACAGATGCACAGGATCAAAAAGCTTTTCTGGAAAAACTTTCACTCTCCCTGGAAATCTATAATGTATCTCTTCTAGCATATGTATGTATGCCAAACCATTTCCATTTACTGGCAACCACTCCGGATGGAAATCTGTCTGAATTCATGCGTCATTTTAATATTTCTTACACTTCTGTTTTCAATCACAGACATAGCCGGGTGGGACATCTTTACCAGGGAAGATACAAGGCTTTTTTGATAGATTCTGATAATTATCTTCTAAAGGTATCCCGTTATATTCATCTGAATCCTATACGGATTGAATCTTATGCCGAGAAATCATTTGATGATAGAATTAATATACTCCTCAAGTGCAAAGCCAGCAGTTTATTGGGGTATTTCTCAGTGGGGAAAAGAAGAGGCTTCGTTAATTACAGTACTGTGCTGGATTATATGGGTGGAGATAATCGCAGTGGCAGGCAGGAGTATCGAAAATTCATAGAACTGGGTATTGATCAGGATACAGAAAATCCTCTTGAATCAGGTAAAGGGATTGGGATCGTGGGAGAAGCTGACTTTATTCAACAGGTTAAAGAAAGATTTCTGAGTAAGGAAGTATTTGAAAGAGAGAAACCTGCCCTGAGGGAATTAAGAAAAATATTCGAGCCAGATGAGCTGATCGATAATTTTGCATGTTTGATCAGTAAGCGCAGGTGCGATATTTGTCAGCGTGGTAAAAGATCTGTGGAAAGATCAATGCTGATGGAATTTCTGTACCGTTTCTGTCGGATAACCCAACCTGAAATAGGTAAACTGCTGGCAGGAATAGATTATAGTACAGTTAGCAACTCAAGGAAAAGATTACAAGTCATGTTGGGGAATGATCTACAATTGAAGAGAAGATTCGATAAATTATGTGATCAGTTGATTCAAATATCAAGAGGAAAGATTTGA
- the wtpA gene encoding tungstate ABC transporter substrate-binding protein WtpA: protein MVDTIVSNRHNGYISSLNNHFLHGGSRLRKSTAAIFVLSAILLAGDISGVVTIFHAGSLAVPLEIIEDQFEAMYPDVDVRRESAGSVACARKITELGREDCDILASADYRVIDNMLIPEFASWNAIFATNRMVLAYTPGSRFADEINADNWVETLQNDAVEWGHSDPDADPCGYRTLLVLQLAEEYYSIPGIAVSLLENRDERNIRPRSVELISLLESGHLDYAFEYLSVAVQHDLEYVDFPPEINLGDPDFADLYATASTEIAGSSPGETRTVTGAPIAYGITLINWAPNTDAAIAFLEYMLSPEGGLAVLAEMGQPPFIPCRISAETDTASIPECLADLIE, encoded by the coding sequence ATGGTCGATACCATTGTGTCAAATCGACATAACGGGTATATAAGCAGTCTGAATAATCATTTTTTACATGGAGGTAGTAGATTGAGAAAGAGTACAGCTGCAATTTTTGTTCTGTCTGCAATTCTGCTGGCAGGGGATATTTCAGGAGTTGTTACAATATTCCATGCCGGAAGTCTGGCGGTTCCACTGGAGATCATTGAAGATCAGTTTGAAGCGATGTATCCGGATGTTGATGTAAGAAGGGAGTCTGCGGGAAGCGTTGCCTGCGCCAGGAAGATAACCGAACTGGGCAGGGAAGACTGCGATATATTGGCTTCAGCTGATTACCGGGTAATAGACAATATGCTGATACCTGAATTTGCGTCATGGAACGCCATATTCGCAACCAACAGAATGGTGCTTGCCTACACTCCTGGAAGCCGCTTCGCGGATGAGATAAACGCGGACAATTGGGTCGAGACACTTCAAAATGACGCTGTTGAATGGGGTCATTCCGATCCGGATGCTGATCCCTGCGGTTATAGAACCCTGCTGGTACTGCAGCTTGCTGAAGAATATTACAGTATTCCAGGGATTGCGGTTTCACTTCTGGAAAATCGTGATGAAAGGAATATCAGACCCAGATCGGTAGAACTGATTTCGCTTCTTGAAAGCGGGCATTTGGATTACGCGTTTGAATACCTTTCGGTAGCTGTTCAGCACGATCTTGAATACGTTGATTTCCCGCCTGAAATCAATCTGGGAGATCCTGATTTCGCGGATCTGTACGCAACGGCATCAACAGAAATAGCCGGAAGCTCCCCGGGTGAGACAAGAACTGTTACAGGTGCGCCGATCGCATATGGAATAACACTGATAAACTGGGCACCTAATACGGATGCGGCCATAGCATTTCTTGAATATATGCTGTCACCCGAGGGCGGTCTTGCCGTACTGGCGGAAATGGGACAGCCGCCGTTCATTCCATGCAGAATTTCCGCAGAGACCGATACGGCATCTATTCCGGAGTGCCTTGCTGATCTGATTGAGTAA
- a CDS encoding anaerobic ribonucleoside-triphosphate reductase activating protein has translation MIRSLTGTSLIEYPGKISSIIFISGCNLHCPFCHNPELVRPDMLENEFDLSHETVLKELSKREGFIEAVCITGGEPLIYSRLSELIESIRKYTSLFIKLDTNGTRPNELESILEYIDYVAMDLKSSPPKYPKATGEKAVFADVSMSIDIIKTLPEYEFRTTMVPGIVDGDDVIELLREIGPVKKYVLQGFHSFKTLSEDFTGIPSYPKGYLEEVAENIMNLALAQSVNIRT, from the coding sequence TTGATTCGATCCCTCACAGGGACCAGCCTTATAGAGTATCCCGGAAAGATTTCATCCATCATTTTTATCAGCGGATGTAATCTTCATTGTCCATTCTGCCATAATCCTGAGCTGGTCAGACCAGATATGCTCGAAAATGAATTCGATCTTTCACATGAAACAGTGTTGAAAGAACTCTCTAAGCGAGAAGGTTTCATTGAAGCCGTTTGCATAACAGGCGGTGAACCATTGATATACAGTCGCCTTTCCGAGCTGATCGAAAGCATCAGGAAATATACATCTCTATTTATCAAACTTGACACAAACGGAACCAGACCAAATGAACTTGAAAGCATTCTTGAGTATATCGATTACGTAGCCATGGACCTGAAAAGCTCTCCGCCTAAATATCCTAAAGCAACTGGTGAAAAAGCAGTATTTGCTGATGTAAGCATGTCAATCGACATAATAAAAACTCTACCGGAATATGAGTTCAGGACAACTATGGTTCCAGGTATTGTCGATGGAGACGATGTGATAGAACTACTGAGAGAAATCGGTCCAGTGAAGAAATACGTACTTCAGGGTTTCCATTCTTTTAAAACACTATCTGAAGATTTCACAGGTATCCCCTCTTACCCGAAAGGTTATCTGGAAGAAGTTGCAGAAAATATCATGAATCTGGCACTCGCGCAGAGCGTCAACATCAGGACATAG